Part of the bacterium genome is shown below.
CGCGCCGGCACTGTCTTCTTGCATCGCCCGAATTTCATTGTAGGTCAGCGAGTTTGTTTCCAGAGGATCATGCCGCAGAACCGTGAAATCGTATCCGTCGAAACGATTCAGGCCGTCTTCGGTTCCAAACCAGAGAAAGCCGGCACGATCCTGCAGAACGCAGAACACAATGCTTTGCGAAAGCCCTTGTTCGATCGAGAGTGTTTCAAAGGTGAGGCTGTGCGGCTGGCCGTAACCCGGGGCGCAGAGGCAAACCGTGCAAAGCAGGGCGCAGAGAACTGCATTCGCCGCGTGGTGGTTGCAGGTGCAGCGCCACCGCCGGCGATCTTTTTGGCAGAATTGCTTCCTCATACCAAGCCTTTGCACATGCTCACGCGCGCCACCAATGGCCGGCTGGCATACGGCATGACCAGCCGGCAGGCACACCTCTGCGCGGAGCCTCAAGGGATCACGAGTGTAGGGGCCAGAGTTGCCGCCCGTAGTATAATAGAATCGCCGGTCATTCCCAAATGGGATTTGCCGCGGCTAGCTTTTCCCGGAAACGGGGCGGCCGCGCAGCAGCCGCGCCGGCAGCAGCACGATCGCCCACAGCAATTCCAGCACACCATCCACCACGATTCCCACCAACCGAAACGGCAGCAACAACAGCCACACGATGGGATAGAGAATCAGCGCCAGCAGCGCCAGCGGCCAGCACAAGATCAGCAACAGACACCACAGCAGAAATTTGATCATCATCACCCTCACATCTCTTCATCTTGGTTGCTTCCCAGGCGAAAAGAATCCCGGGAACAAAAAACGATTTGCGCCGCGCCGGCAATTCGCCTCGTGTCGCGGCCGGCCGCGGTAATCGATCATTCATTGGCGTTCCGGCGCTGCCTGCGCGGCAGGCAGACTTCCGGTGGCGGCGAGCGTCTCCTGCCAGCCGGCAATCAACGCAAAGATGTCGCCGAGGTTCTGCGGCAGAAACAGCTTGGTCGCCTTGCCGTCAGCCAGCGATTGCGAGACTTGTTGCAGCGCCATGAGTCCCGCCAATTTGACCACCAGCTCGCGGGTTTCGATATGAGCCAAAGCCTCACCGATGCGGCGATAGCCTTCGGCCTCGGCCTGGCGGATGGCCAGAATACCCTCGGCCTGGGCGCGGCGCACGATCCTGATGCGTTCGGCTTCCGCCTCGGCCATCTTGATGATGTACTCCTTGCGCGATTCCCCGGTGAGCGAATAGAAATTGCGCAGATGTTCCGCATCGTTTTGCAGCAATTCCTTTTCATCGGAAAAGCAGTCACGTTCCTTTTCAAAGCTCTGCACGTTGATCATGGCAATCCTCCCGTTTCATTGGCGATCATGCAGAATGATCTCAGTAATCTCCACCAGCCGTACGGTGATGCCCCAGGGCCGGGTTTCCGTCTCCAGCGTGCTTCTCAGCTTGTCGATGAGCTTGCGCCGGCCGGCGAGCAGCTCCATCGCCGGGAAGTCACCGCATTCGTTGCGCAGCGTCGCCCGCACGAGCTGCAGAATCGCGGTCTCATAATTGTCGATGTCGAAGGAGGCCTTGACCGGATCGGTGATCTTGAAGTACACCACCGTATCGATCGTGCAGCGCACACCATCGCGCGTGAAGACGTCCTCCCGCGGATAGTCCTTCACCTGTTCTTTGACCGGCACGGGTGCGCTCGGCCTTTCGTAGAGGCCCCAAAAACTCAAGCAGGAGCCCAGCCCCGGTCCGGCGGTGCGCAGGTACTTGCCCAATGCCGTGATCAAGCAAACATACCCCTGCGGCACGCTGAAGTACTTGCGCACTCCCAAAGTCACCAGCGTGAGCAGAAAGCAGAGCGTCGTGTTTCGCTCAACATTGTTCATAGCGCCTCCCCTTGGTGATGAGCATGAAGTTCGGCGAGATAGTTGCCGTCTTCCTCTGCGATGAGCACCTCGCACTGCCAGCCGGCGCGGGCGGCGTGCTCCTGCAACGTCCCGACATCCACGTGCAGCCAGCCGCACGCAGTTCCGCGCTGACCCTGAAACTCAAACTGCATTCTGATTTCCCCGATATACCTTCCTGCCTGTTGGTTGGCGCGATGATAAGCGAGGTTCACCGGATTAGCCGTTACCCGGACATCGAGAGAATCCAGCAGAATGCGGCCGTCTTGCGCTAGCAACTGCTGTGCGCGCGCGAGAAAACGATCCAATCCGCCGATCGTCTCCACCATTCCAATGCCATGGCCCATGAGCAGAAGCGTGTCAAAACCGTGCTCATCGAAATCAAAGAGATCGACACAGCGCGCCTCGCGCACGCCGCGTCGCCGCATGATTTCGACTGCCGCGGGATTGACGTCGAGGGCGGTGACCTGCAATCCTTTTTCTTGCAGAATCAAGCTGTGCACGCCCGTTCCGGCGCCGGCGTCGAGCACGCGGCCGGTGCAACGGGCGAGTGCCGCA
Proteins encoded:
- a CDS encoding methyltransferase domain-containing protein, which encodes MNPHAMAPYGAALWAYFKGDTGAQVLVRRDDGEESPLPISVFFREPAQFSRIENAALARCTGRVLDAGAGTGVHSLILQEKGLQVTALDVNPAAVEIMRRRGVREARCVDLFDFDEHGFDTLLLMGHGIGMVETIGGLDRFLARAQQLLAQDGRILLDSLDVRVTANPVNLAYHRANQQAGRYIGEIRMQFEFQGQRGTACGWLHVDVGTLQEHAARAGWQCEVLIAEEDGNYLAELHAHHQGEAL
- a CDS encoding paraslipin; this translates as MNNVERNTTLCFLLTLVTLGVRKYFSVPQGYVCLITALGKYLRTAGPGLGSCLSFWGLYERPSAPVPVKEQVKDYPREDVFTRDGVRCTIDTVVYFKITDPVKASFDIDNYETAILQLVRATLRNECGDFPAMELLAGRRKLIDKLRSTLETETRPWGITVRLVEITEIILHDRQ